In the Pongo abelii isolate AG06213 chromosome 9, NHGRI_mPonAbe1-v2.0_pri, whole genome shotgun sequence genome, atttttgcatcaatgttcatcaaggatattggtctaaaattcttttttttttgttgtgtctctgccaggctttggtatcaggatgatgccggcctcataaaatgagttagggaggactccctctttttctattggttggaatagtttcagaaggaatggtactcaggaaacccatctcacatgcagagacacacataggctcaaaataaaaggatggaggaagatctaccaagcaaatggaaaacaaaaaaaggcaggggttgcaatcctagtctctgataaaacagactttaaaccaacaaagatcaaaagagacaaagaaggccattacataacggtaaagggattaattcaacaagaagagctaacgatcctaaatatatatgcacccaatacaggagcacccagattcataaagcaagtcctgagtgacctacaaagagacttagactcccacacattaataatgggagactttaacaccccactgtcaacattagacagatcaacgagacagaaagtcaacaaggatacccaggaattgaactcagctctgcaccaagcggacctaatagacatctacagaactctccaccccaaatcaacagaatatacatttttttcagcaccacaccacacctattccaaaattgaccacatacttggaagtaaagctctcctcaataaatgtaaaagaacagaaattataacaaactatctctcagatcacagtgcaatcaagctagaactcaggattaagaatctcactcaaaaccgcttaactacatggaaactgaacaacctgctcctgaatgactactgggtacataacgaaatgaaggcagaaataaagatgttctttgaaaccgatgagaaccaagacacaacataccagaatctctgggatgcattcaaagcagtgtgtagagggaaatttatagcactaaatgcccacaagagaaagcaggaaagagccacaattgacaccctaacatcacaattaaaagaactagaaaagcaagagcaaacacattcaaaagctagcagaaggcaagaaataactaaaatcagagcagaactgaaggaaatagagacacaaaaaacccttcaaaaaattaatgaatccaggagctggatttttgaaaggagcaacaaaattgatagaccgctagcaagattaataaagaaaaaaagagagaagaatcaaatagatgcaataaaaaatgataaaggggatatcaccaccaatcccacagaaatacaaactactatcagagaatactacaaacacctctacgcaaataaactagaaaatctagaagaaatggataaattcctgaacacatacaccctcccaagactaaaccaggaagaagttgaatctctgaatagaccaataacaggagctgaaattgtggcaataatcaatagcttaccaaccaaaaagagtccaggaccagatgggttcacagccgaattctaccagaggtacaaggaggaactggtaccattccttcagcAGTCTTATATTTTGCCAGTTTTTCTATTGAAGTGTTTAACTTTTCTGATTGAATTATAGAAACATTAAGGCTCTCTCCTCTcattgtttaacaaatatttattgagtgcctagtGTAAACCGAGAGCTGTTCTAGGCCCTACAGATGCAGCAGTGAACAAGGCAGACTCGAGGAAGAgcgttaggacaaatacctaatgcatgcggggcttaaaacctatatgacgggttgataggtatagcaaagcaccatggcacatgtatacctatgtaacaaatctgcacattctgcatatgtatcccagaacttaaagtaagaCAAAATAAACTCACCTGTATTTATATAtaccaggaaaaaataaacaaaaaataatttgaaaaaacagaaaaaaaaaaaaagccctgccCTCATATAGCTTATATTCTAATAGGCAGCAACAGAGAGAGTCAtgttataaagaaatagagaacGGTGCTGTGACAGAAACTATTTGGAGTAGCAACAGAGAAAGGGAACTTCTGGAGGTCAGAAAAGGTCTTGGTGATGGGGTATTTACACTGAGACCTGCATGAAAAGAAGACACAAGTGCACCTTCTCGAGTAAGTAGCATTTCAGACAAAAGGAACAGTAaatgcaaaggctctgaggccaGAATATGCTAGGGTCTCAAGAAACAGATAGAAGACCAGTTGGAGATCAAAACCAGAGGGAGGCTGGGGGTAGATCACAGATAACCATATAGGCCGCAGTAAAAATATCAGGTTTGAGTCTAAGTGCAATGGGAAGCCAATGGAAGCCAATGGGAAGCCAATGGAAGCCCATAGGGAACTTACAGAATCTGATGTAGGTTTTCAACAATTTCTCTTGATTCTATGTGAAAAATGGATTACAGAGAGGCAAGAGTAAAAGCAGGAAGACATTTAGGGGGCTACTGTGGGAGTGTCCAGAGATGAGGGACACCAGGAGAGATAGTGCTAATGTtctacttacacacacacacacacagaaacacacacacgaaTTGCTCTGCCTGGCCCTTTGTGGTTGGTTTAACCGGACACTGTGGCAACCACCACCATTGAGATGGCAGATGGACCATGGAGATGATGGATCCACCTGGGTTCCTGAGATACTCTGATAAGCAAACCTGTAAGAGATATGTACCTGGAACAAGAAATAAATCTGTGCTGTTTTAAAGCATTgagatttttatgttatttaacaGTGCAGCATAACCAAGGATAACCTAGCTAAAATACCTGAACAgtgggaaatgaaaagaaatgagtgaATTTAAGATGGTATGAAGTAAATCTAACAGGACATGCTTTCCATGTATGTCATAAATACCTTTTTAGTATTtgatttgccttttttatttttacgtgatgttttgacatatgaaatttttaacatttttacagACACATAAACTTTAgtattatatttgcttttttatttttatgcgaTGTTTTGACATAtggaatttttaacattttatgtagACACATACATATGCCTTTATgctaactttctgtatttttaggtttaaaaaagtacatttccacattttctttatccattcatcttgtTGATGGGCActtccacaaaaatatttttttaatgttaagtaaATTTCCCACTCTGAGCGATGACAAAGTGACAAAGATTcactcatattttctttataaagtgaTAGGTCTGACATTTGTTTTGATATAAGCTGTGAGATACAGTTCAAACTTCTCAAATACGTAACCAGTCATTTCATTATCaatgattcaataaatatttctttctccacTGATGCAAAATACCACCTTTATTATATACTAGCTCCTCGTGGATACTTGGATTTGTTTCTGAGCTTTGCCATTTGTCCTACTGATGTATCTACCAATTCTTACATCTAAAAAACATTGCTTTAATTATTAAAGCTTTATAGTAAGCTTTTATATCAGGCAGGTTAATTGCTCTCTTcctactattctttttttttttttttttttagtttatcttGGCTGTTTTCACCTGTTTACCCCTACTATTCTACTAtaaatattgaaatttttttctattaatatattatttttctaacaaATCCTTACACAAAGATTATGAAAGTGACACCCTTTTCATAATATCTAGTGATACTCATTTTGACAGTTTGGTATACATTCTTCTAGATATTCCAGTGCCTATACAAACATATAAAACCACGAATACTTCAGAGTTAGTGACAAAAAGTTTTTTCAATTTAAATGGTAGAAAGCCAAATAAAAttgacttaaaaattaaaaaatgaaatttgttgATGTAACCAAAAACACTTTATCTGGATGGCTCCAGGCAAGACTTGCTTCAGAAATTCAAATATCCTCAGGCTGCAGTCTTGGACTTTGGGGTTTTCCAAAAGTCCAAACTTCATCAGACCTcagtcttcctttcttcctctcttaacTTCTCTCTGGGCTATTTTCACTCATTCAGTGGCATCAGAAGCCCCAGATATAAATACTCAGAATTCTATCAGGAAAAAAGAGCATCTTTAAGTATCCCAGTTAACAGATCAGTACACCCACCTGCAGCTGCTATGAGTATTGGCTGCTAACAGCTCACAGCTCTCCTTCTCTGGAGAATTGCCATTAGCTAAGGGATCCACTTTTCTCAGAACGCCTGGGAAGTCACACCACTTGGAGGCAGCCCACAGTCAATGGATGGTTGGTGTGGGTTGCAAAAAGCGAGATCCCTTGTCTGGAAGCAGAACTAGGCCCATGGCATAATTCACATTCCAGAGTTACTCTAAGAATTAGGCCAAAGCTAGACTCCAGCTGAAACTACATCCTACATCTTTGCTTAGctatttcctgtttcattcactcCCTTACAGGTTTCTCCTTCAAGCACTCTCTCAGCGAGGCACTTGCCCAAAATTCTGTCCCGGGTCTTTTTTTAAGGAAGCTAACCTAAGATGCATCTCTTCCCAAAAGTCCAAACAGAAGTTCTGGCATGAgcccgggcatggtgtctcacgcctgtaatcccagcacttctggaggctgaggcgggcagatcacttgaggtcaagagttcaagaccagcctggccaacatggtgaaactccgtctctattaaaaatacaaaaataagccaggcgtggtggcacatgcctgtagtcctagttactagggaggcagaggtgagagaatcgcttgaacccaggaagtggaggttgcagtgagccgagatcatgccattgcactccagcctgggcaacagagcaagattctggcACAATGCTTAACAATAACACTATTAATGATAACAATAGTAATGATTATGTTATATATCTAAGCACTCTAGATCCCCCAATGtgtcaaaaggaaggaaggtaaTATCTACTGTATAGTCACCCCATTCTACAAGTTCCCCaggggatgttgaatggaatattctTATTACTGGCATATTCCTTCACCCTGTCCCAATTACCACTCTACCTTCTATACCATTCCAGGAAGTATTAGAATACACTACATATACTCTTACCACACAGTTATTTCAATAGATATTTAAttataggaaataataaatattgtccAAAAATGTATTGGAAGGTAGAATTTCCTGTGCTAACTGCCAGGAGTCCTGATCTGTGGCCGCCACCCTTCTTTGTAATATATTCTTGCATCATCTGGTATCTGCAATTATGGAACCACCCTAGTTAAGCTGAATGCTTGCTAATTTTCAAAGGGTTGTTATCCCAGCCACGTTACTTAGAAGCAAACGGAGCACATGGCCTCTTTGAGATTTCTTCTGCTGGAAGAGCTCTGATCCTACAATAATGAGCCGATGAAAGCTTATAGGACACAGAGAGGTTCTACTGAATCAGGACCCAAGTTATTAGTAGGAAGAAAGATAGGTTCTCCAGGAACCCACAGTCCAGCAGAGGAGATGAGACTATTCACTAAAGAATAACTATGAACACTGTAAGACAAGTGGAGTTCAGTGCCAAATTATGTGGTTCTAACAAAGAGATCGTGGGTTTCAAAGACGAGGAAAGAGACAAGAGCTGGAGTGCTTAGAGAAAGCCTGGAAATAGATCTTTAAGGAAGGTGAGCTGATAAGCTCCTCAGTGTAGACATGAATGAAGTATGTTTAGACCACCCCAGACTCATACCCTCCTGAGCCAATAATCACTCTTCCTTGAAATTCTGAGCAGACAATGCAGCCAGGTTTCGGCCCCTGATATGGGACTTGACATCAGGACTAAGGATGAGTGTGTTGTAAAGAGAACTTCACCAGGAGTCCTAAGATCTGAGTTCCAGTCCTGATATTACCACTGAGTAACTCTGGGAATGGGGAGCCAGTGGCAAAGAAAAACCAAGTTCATTCCCAGCAGAGTCTGCAGTTGAGCTTTGAGACAAACAAGGCTTACAAGTTTTCATGAGCTCCCAtaagatttgtttttattctctcaGAAGTGTGCAGAAGCTGAGATAATGAGCCTCTGCTGAAGTGTGGTCTCCCTGACTGGGCTGGCTTTTCTCTGGAGTCCCAGGGGCTGTCCCAGGTGCTGATTCATGATTCAAGGAAAACCACTGAGATCACTTCATCCCTCCCATAAAACTATCCCCAAAGGCAATTTAAATATCCCACTGGTTTGCTTAGTAAGAAGAAAACCTAAAGTCAGTCAGCTACATACATCTATCTGAGCAATCTTAGCTGCTTTCTACAAAATGCTTAAACAACCTTAGCTTAGCTTGACTACAAGCCCAAGATGAATCCAACTGAATTATTCCACCAGGTTAATTAAGACTTAATTATTACCTTGGCTCTGAAGTAAGGTCCACACAAACTAGAGAAGGTGTAACTGGGCAGAGAACCTTGCCTTTGTCATCAGAAGTTGTCATCTGATAGGACAATGACCAGACTGGGATTTTCAGCTCTTAAGTGAAATATACAAGTAAGACTGGATcagtttttttttggggggggggtaaGGGGGGAATCTACAGCTTTAATCTCTTTGGGCTTTTGTGTCACTaggtaaattttagaaaatataaatagtttCATGTGGGAGGCGTGGTACTAGACTTCAGAGCTTAGACAAGATATTTTCCTGTAAATGACTCTACTTTCTGTAATTATGCTGGAGTAGAATTAATCATATGTACTAGGACTCTGGCTTTGGAATAAGACAGACCTGGATTAGACTCCAGGCTTTTTCATTGACTagtcatgtgaccttggacaaggtaCTGAACTATTCAGAGTCCTAGTCTCCTCCAGGACAAAATAGTACCTTTTTCGTAGGATCACTGTATGAATTATATGAACTAATGTGTGTACAATGCATAACATCGTGATCAGCACAGAGAAGATGTTCGATAAATGGTTGCCAGGATTAGGAAAAGCAGCACAGCATGTTGATTCAACACTCCAACTCTGGGGTCATAGAACCAGGGTtagaatttaaacatattttctttctagcTGTGAAACCTCAAGCAAAACATTTAATGTCCCTAAACCttcgtttcctcatctgtaaaataaagataaatatttctgtCTCATTATGTTATTGTCAagttgaaaggaaataaaaaccttTAAAGTGCTTAGCATCTACCTGACTTGGAGCaagagctcagtaaatgttaacaaCAATATTTCAAGACGCTGATTTCAGTAAGGTGAGAAACGTTAACTTTGTTGAGCTCCTTCACTCTCCCCAAGGGACTCAATCTTTGGAGGCAAAATGAAGAAGAGTTTGGAGAACGTCCCAAGTTAAAGTAAGTACAAGTGTTAGGGACCATCTCTTCTGTAAAGGGTTCCTCCTGAATTAGAGGAGTCTTTTTCCCTATCCCCTCCAGAGGTCGCATATTCTTTTATGTcacatattataatttaaatatatcgCAAGTAATAATATCAACCTATAAATGTTCCTAGGCTTTCTTAAAAGGGTCACTGGCCATAAACCATTGCTTTCCCTTTTGTAAACTGTCCTGGGTTCAGGGAGTTGGTTGTTTCTCTCTACTCTGGGCCTCACCCAAGCTGATGGTACCCCAATCTCCTTCTTAAACAAGATCACACAAAACTGGGTGTCACCAGTCTGGTCCTAAAATTTTTCCCTCtgggaaatattttgaaattgccTTTCTGAAAAATAAGCAAACTCTACCATATTAGATAACAATCCATTCTAAGTTTTCAAGAATCGTTacaatattctcattttattattgaaaaaattGAGGTTCCAATTGGTTGAGCAGTTTTCCAATGGTATATCAAGAGGGATATGGTCCAACTAAGTCTCTCTCaagttataaagaaagaaaaagaagaaaaaacatggaCCACAAAAACTCCAAAATCAATCTTTATACTTGATGCCCACAGAAGTTGAGTATTTGCCTAATGGTTTTAGAGAGGCACTTTGATTTTAAAGGTTTGGGGCTTGGATCTGCAGAAAGGGTCTTTCTCATCCCCTAAAAAGAGAACATGATGAGATGGAAAGAATACAGAGTTTGGAATTAGAATGTCCTAGGTTCAAATGTCTGTTCTGTTCCTTCCTAGGTGTATAACAGTTGGACAACCTTCTTAACTTTTCTGAACTCTGCTTTGTTCATCCATAAAATAGTCGTAGCTATACCCAACTTGGAGGGCTTCAGGAAGGACTAGAGCTAATGTATCAAACAGGCCTTGCATGCATGTGCCACAAACTCAGTGTGATTGCATCTGCACCCCAACAATCTGCCACCTAATCTCTGGTCAGGAGCCTTGAACAATTGTGTCTCTAATCAGAGAGATCCCCAGGAATTAGCCATGAGATAGATGTGATATGAACTACAACAATTTCAGAATTAGATACTGAGAAAGGTGTTGAAATTAACCAAGTTATCTCATGATTTGAAGGTAAAAAAGCTCTGATTAACTGCAGGGAGATTTCTTTGTTTCCATAGATTATAAAGATATAAGAAAATGTAGGGagacaacaaaacaaatttatagcTAAAAGCAGAGGATTTGTCATCAACTAACTCTTCTGTTTCTACTTTCGCTTGGAGGTAATTTTAGACAAATTAATCTCCCAAAGATTTAAATTCTTCATTGGTGAAAATAAGATCATACTATCTGCTTAAAGGGCTGTTTtcagaattaaataatatatgcaaagcactCACAGTCTCTAGTAGAAttgataagtaaaatattttataagcataCCAAGGAAGACcataacaaaatcagaaaaaaaaaatttaccacaATTACATAAACAAATCACAAAAATACGGTATATGCTTAAAAATGAGATTTATGTCACAATGTCATgtacacaaattttaaaacacaccTCAGCcactatattttaatatacacatatttctaaataaatatgaaaagaataaaCATAGAAGGATATGTATTTTGAATACACTAGAGTGCACACTTAAGAGGAACAGAGGTAGGAGTAAGAATGAGGCAGgactaacaaaaataataaaataaaatgaaatgaagaagagCCTTGTCCTGACCAATGATGATGGTTTATCAGGAACTGAGGAGTAAAGGCCATTCAATTTTCTACCTAAGACCCCAAAATATTATGTTTAAGTAACTATAAATTGCTTGAAATAGTGCCTTCATTGCTTTATATACTCAGTATTTAGTAGCTAAAGAGCCTAAATACCTAGACATATAAATCATGGATTGTGAGAAACAAAAGATTTAGTGGTTATATAATCTAGCTCTGCCATTTCGTAGAACAGAAAGTGAAGTCCATGTTGAAGGGAAAATACAGGTTTGAAGTTTACTCAGCTAGTGAGTGCCTGTCATAGAGGTGACAACCATAGAGCTTGAACCATACCATGAAGGCCTTCCAAAGAAGTTGACTCGTCCCTAGACCCTGCTGCTGGAGCAAGATGGATGGAATAGCCTTGGGACACGTTTGACATGATATGTCAATGTCTCTCTCCCACTAGGACCCTGATTAGAGCTGAAGTAAGCTCCAGACCCAAGAACAGCTACCATGAGCCCTTTCATGAAAGTGTGTGCTGCTTGTCTCTCTCTACCCATGCAGTGAATAAAGCAGTCACAATGATTCGAGACATGGGGCCTCATCACAAGTTCAAAACCTCTTCCTGGCAGGTCCCAGTGGAATTAGACCTTAGgtgaaaaggaagtaaaaaaggGATCCCATGGAAGCCAAAGGACCTGCCTGTTATCCCCAAGTGTGCAAACAGCTAATTATTTGACTTTTGGACAAGTCATTAACCTCTCTGTCAGTTGTCTCAATGCCAAAATAATGACAATATCAATCATGTCCACTTTACAGGGGTGTGGAGGCAATCACAGATATTTATGGATATAAAATGTATGAAAGAAGGTAGAAAGAGGTATTATGATGAGTTTTTACTACTATGGATTTTATCAAAAATAGCAATCTCCATGTTGCCACAGCAAAGAAAATTCCCAGTTGTGCTACATGGGAAAGAGTTTCTTAACAATCTAATTTCTATATTCACGCTTCATCAAACATAGTTTTAGATTCATGGACTCTGAATTGGCAAATTCCAACCTGAGGAAATTGGGGGTGTAAGATTAGGGAGGCCAGGCAAATCATTCAAGGGGAGCAGTGTAGGATAATGGAATCTGGAGACTTGGGTGTGGATCCTGGCTCCTCTACATGTGGGTCAACGGATGGTTTCATTCCTCTAATCTCCATTTCTCAAACACAAACAAGACTAATGTCACCTGTCCAGTAGGATTGTTGCCAGGTTTCCATAAAGTATTGTATATGGCAGGTCCTGGGAGAGTAGAGATGCCTTTGGAAAAAGAGATGAGAACATAGGCTTCCATGCAAACATTCCCAAGGAAGCCTTTAGGCATTTTAATGAGTATCCTGGATGGACTTGGAACATGGTATTACACAGTATTACGAGGTGACTCAAATCTGTAACATATGGCAACAGGAAATCTTAGGAAATGCAAAATTTCCATGACTCAAATGTAAAGCAAactaaacataattattttaaccAATTTGGTAGATCAAAAGAAAGGAACATTTATTTGACTTGATGTTTGAAAGAttctcccagaagcagaagtttaatgacatttccttttctgtgtatCCAATTACAATATTTAGTCTTTTTGTGTATGGCATGTACATAGTCATaatagagaaacacaaattactGATAGTAGAATCAACCCATAGTCAAAATATAGAGAAGACTTAAATTAGCAAGCATTCCCATATGAATGGGATAAAAGACTGATATTTTTGTTAAGGGGgtggaagggagaagagaggaaagaacaaGGGAATAATTTCTTCATCTTACTTAGTGAGGGTCAAATTTACTCAGTCAAAaaacaagaatatatatatatatatagtagtgaAATAAAGATACCAATATATTACACAAAGATAGCAATATTAACAAAGTTCATGTGGGGTAAACGGATTATGTTTCAGTACAGAAAATCAATAGCTACCAACTAAAATTGAtgacaatagcaacaacaaaagtAGCCAACATTATTTAGCTCTATGTCCTGGGTACTGATCTACACCTCTTACaggtattaacttatttaatactTAAAAGGCTACAAATTgagttcagtgtatactgcttgggtgatagaTATAcgaaaaatctcacaaatcaccactaaagaactcattCATGAACCAAATATcaactgttccccaaaaacctatgaaaacaaaaaataaagttatattcaaattcaaaacaagataataaatctattttctcttccttaaaaaaattaaaagacccCTATGACATAAGCATATTTTTCTGTGTTACAAATAGGTGAATATTTTATGAATGTATGAACTCCTCTACCCAACTCTGATTTTATGAAAAGTTGAGGCACAAAGGGGTTAgttaacttacccaaggtcataaAACGGTAGCAAGTCCATGAGTTTGAACGTATTATTTATAATCATGGTgtataaataactaaaaaatataaaatgcaatatGTTGAAGATGATGGCCGCTGAGCTGGGGTGGTAATGATTAAAGTAGAAAGAAAGACTTTTTGTTATCAGCTAATAGTATTCAACTAGGCAATTTTTTTACTGCCCATTGAATAGTTATATAATAAGAGGGAAAATATATCAATGTGTACTATAAGGAAGAGCAGATTCATCAGTTCCAACTTGTGAAAGGCTTTCATGAGAAGAAATGATTAAAATTGCTGCATCTAGAAGGGGTAAAACTAAGGCCAGTGTGAGAAAGGTACAGAAGGAGAAACCCTAGGTTCAAAAAGAGAATCAACAGGTGGAACTGTTCACAGATGGAGGCTCATATGGCAACTGAGTGACCGTGTGGTGGGTATATGGTAAGTGAGATTCCAGCCCCAGAAGGGATTGGAACAGATGCTGTCTAGGTCTCTTCCAAACCTGAGAACTGTGTGCCTCTTATCTTTACAGAAATTTCCAAATGTAAACTAGAATTAATTTGAATCAGAAATACCAGCTTAAGGCTCAGTTCCATAAAATGCAAGAGATGCCCAAGGAAAATCAGCCAGTTTCagaatttcttaaaaacaaactcCACAAATAGACCCAGAATTAAAACCAAAACTTCCACCATAGAGGGAAAGATTCTGTCCTTCAATCCTgagattctttttatttcattctcatcCTCAGACCAAGAGTCCACATTGTCGCCATGGCCAAGAATAATCTCACCACAGTAACCAATTTCATTCTCATGGGCTTTATGGACCACCCCAAATTGGAGATTCCCCTCTTCCTGGTGTTTCTGAGTTTCTACCTTGTCACCCTTCTTGGGAATGTGGGGATGATTATGTTAATCCAAGTAGATGTCAAACTCCACACCCCAATGTACTTCTTCCTGAGCCACCTCTCTCTGCTGGATGCCTGTTACACCTCAGTCATCACCCCTCAGATCCTAGCCACATTGGCTACAGGCAAAATGGTCATCTCCTACGGCCACTGTGCTGCCCACTTCTTTTTATTCACCATCTGTGCAGGCACAGAGTGCTTCTTGCTGGCAGTGATGGCCTATGATCGCTGTGTTGCCATTCGCAACCCACTGCTCTATACCGTGGCCATGAATCCCAGGCTCTGCTGGAGCCTGGTGGTGGGAGCCTATGTCTGTGGGGTGTCAGGAGCCATCCTGCGTACCACGTGCACCTTCACCCTCTCCTTCTGTGAAGACAATCAAATAAACTTCTTCTTCTGTGACCTCCCACCCCTGCTGAAGCTTGCCTGCAGTGACACAGCAAACATCGAGATTGTCATCATCTTCTTTGGCAATTTTGTGATTTTGGCCAATGCCTCAGTCATCCTGATTTCCTATCTGCTCATCATCAAGACCATTTTGAAAGTGAAGTCTTCAGGTGGAAGGGCCAAGACTTTCTCCACATGTGCCTCTCACATCACTGCTGTGGCCCTTTTCTTTGGGACCCTTACCTTCATGTATCTGCGAAGTGGCTCAGGCAAATCCCTGGAGGAAGACAAAGTCGTGTCTGTCTTCTACACAGTGGTCATCCCCATGCTGAACCCTCTGATCTACAGCTTAAGAAACGAAGATATAAAAGATGCCTTCAGAAAGGTCACTAGGAGACTCCAGGTGTCCCTGAGCATGTAGATCTAAGTAAGAGGAATTCTTGTTTTAGTCCACTTTCTTCCCATATGAATATATCCTAATAGGCACCATTACTATTATGCAACCTATACCCACAAACAGAGAAGATAGAAGATAGGTACCACCAGGCACACAGGAAAAACTACAATTGTGGTGAAATTAGTTTCCAGCAATTCCATGTTCTTTCTTCTCACCCCCTTCTTCCACTTTCAATCCATTCCTTAGCACTGGGCAGTCTCTTGATATTCTCTAATGTCACAACTTATAGAATCTCAGATCCCAGGAGTCTTGAGTTTATTTCATTCCACCCCAATACTCTCTGAACTAATGCCACGGCTTGCCATCCTTTCCCTCTTGTTTTTGCTCCCATCAATCCCACTTTTATCTCTGTGTCAAAGATTATATCTGGGAACCTCTGTGAATTGCACTaattggcctttttttcttttaatatgaaGGACTGATCACCTCACTAAGCAGGGAGTATTGTAT is a window encoding:
- the LOC100454218 gene encoding olfactory receptor 9I1, translated to MAKNNLTTVTNFILMGFMDHPKLEIPLFLVFLSFYLVTLLGNVGMIMLIQVDVKLHTPMYFFLSHLSLLDACYTSVITPQILATLATGKMVISYGHCAAHFFLFTICAGTECFLLAVMAYDRCVAIRNPLLYTVAMNPRLCWSLVVGAYVCGVSGAILRTTCTFTLSFCEDNQINFFFCDLPPLLKLACSDTANIEIVIIFFGNFVILANASVILISYLLIIKTILKVKSSGGRAKTFSTCASHITAVALFFGTLTFMYLRSGSGKSLEEDKVVSVFYTVVIPMLNPLIYSLRNEDIKDAFRKVTRRLQVSLSM